A single genomic interval of Bacillus spongiae harbors:
- a CDS encoding ABC transporter permease: MSNRFVNIIVPVIAVILGIAVGTLIMILSGYNPLDAFAALWQGAFGDEFYFGETVRLVTPLLLAGISVAFAFRTGLFNIGVEGQLIVGWLAAVWVGTAVELPKLIHLPLAVLAAALAGALWGFIPGLLKARFRVHEVIVTIMMNYVALHVTNYFIKNVLSDNGDKTERVAESASLRSEFFEGLTDLSRMHWGIFIALFCVFIMWFLLEKTTTGYELRSVGFNQHASQYAGMNVNKNIIYSMVISGAFAGLAGAMEGLGTFEYASIKGGFTGTGFDGIAVALLGANGPIGIILAAVLFGSLKQGALNMPLQAGVPNELVDIIIALIIFFVASSYMIRWFIERISKKEVK; this comes from the coding sequence TTAGGAATAGCTGTTGGAACTCTTATTATGATTCTTTCAGGCTACAATCCGTTAGATGCATTTGCCGCACTTTGGCAAGGGGCCTTTGGGGATGAGTTTTATTTTGGTGAAACGGTTCGACTCGTAACCCCACTACTATTAGCGGGAATTTCGGTAGCATTCGCCTTCCGTACGGGACTTTTTAATATTGGAGTTGAAGGCCAGTTAATTGTTGGGTGGCTTGCAGCCGTTTGGGTGGGAACAGCAGTCGAGTTGCCAAAACTCATCCATTTACCATTAGCTGTATTGGCGGCAGCATTAGCAGGAGCTCTTTGGGGATTTATTCCAGGGTTATTAAAGGCACGATTCCGTGTCCATGAAGTTATTGTCACCATTATGATGAACTATGTTGCTCTACATGTGACAAACTATTTTATTAAGAATGTGTTGAGTGATAACGGAGATAAAACAGAAAGAGTTGCAGAATCCGCCTCATTACGTTCAGAATTTTTCGAAGGCTTAACTGATTTATCTCGCATGCATTGGGGAATTTTTATCGCATTATTCTGTGTATTTATCATGTGGTTCTTATTAGAGAAAACAACGACTGGATATGAGTTACGTTCAGTAGGATTTAATCAGCATGCATCACAATATGCAGGGATGAATGTGAATAAAAATATTATCTATTCCATGGTTATTTCAGGTGCTTTCGCTGGACTTGCTGGAGCAATGGAAGGGCTAGGAACTTTTGAATACGCTTCAATTAAAGGTGGATTTACAGGAACTGGATTTGATGGCATCGCTGTTGCTTTGTTAGGGGCAAATGGACCAATTGGAATCATCTTAGCTGCAGTACTTTTTGGAAGCCTTAAACAAGGTGCATTAAATATGCCACTTCAAGCAGGAGTTCCAAATGAATTAGTTGATATTATTATTGCTTTAATCATTTTCTTTGTTGCATCAAGTTACATGATTCGCTGGTTTATTGAACGAATCAGTAAAAAGGAGGTGAAATAA
- a CDS encoding ABC transporter permease has translation MGIIEILAIVVPSALIAASPLIFTALGGAFSERSGVVNIGLEGLMIIGAFSSIVFNLNFADQFGGATPWLALIVAMVAGGLFSILHAVASITFRADQVVSGVAINLLALGVTLFLVKLLYDKGQTDDATQTFGKIDVPFLSDIPVIGDIFFTNTYAPPFLAIGVAFLVWFIMAKTPFGLRLRSVGEHPMAADTMGINVTKMRYIGVILSGALAGIGGAVYAQALSPNFYHATINGQGFMALAALIFGKWHPLGAMGAALFFGFAQSLSVIGNSIPLLENIPNVYLLIAPYVLTILALAGFIGRADAPKALGTPYVKGKR, from the coding sequence GTGGGTATCATTGAAATTTTAGCTATCGTTGTACCGTCAGCATTAATTGCCGCCTCTCCACTTATTTTCACAGCTTTAGGCGGAGCGTTCTCAGAACGTTCAGGTGTCGTAAATATTGGACTCGAAGGCTTAATGATCATAGGAGCGTTTTCAAGTATTGTCTTTAATTTAAATTTTGCTGATCAATTCGGTGGTGCAACACCGTGGCTCGCTCTTATTGTCGCAATGGTTGCTGGTGGATTATTCTCTATCCTTCATGCGGTCGCATCCATTACCTTCCGAGCGGACCAAGTTGTATCGGGTGTAGCGATAAACCTACTAGCATTAGGGGTGACGTTATTCCTTGTAAAGCTGTTGTATGATAAAGGTCAAACAGATGACGCAACACAAACTTTTGGTAAAATTGATGTCCCTTTTTTAAGTGATATTCCTGTGATTGGTGACATTTTCTTTACTAACACATATGCGCCTCCATTTTTAGCTATTGGTGTAGCCTTTCTTGTTTGGTTTATCATGGCGAAAACACCATTTGGATTACGTCTTCGATCCGTCGGAGAGCATCCGATGGCAGCGGATACGATGGGAATAAACGTAACAAAAATGCGTTACATTGGTGTAATCCTATCAGGTGCCCTTGCAGGAATTGGTGGGGCAGTATACGCGCAAGCATTATCACCAAACTTCTACCACGCTACCATTAATGGTCAAGGGTTTATGGCACTTGCAGCCTTAATTTTTGGTAAATGGCATCCATTGGGTGCGATGGGAGCTGCCTTGTTTTTCGGATTTGCACAAAGCTTAAGTGTAATTGGGAATTCTATTCCTTTATTAGAAAATATACCGAATGTATATCTATTAATTGCTCCTTATGTCTTAACGATTTTAGCATTAGCTGGATTTATCGGACGTGCTGATGCTCCAAAAGCGTTAGGTACACCTTATGTAAAGGGTAAAAGGTAA